In one window of Oceanococcus sp. HetDA_MAG_MS8 DNA:
- the phaP gene encoding TIGR01841 family phasin (Members of this family are phasins (small proteins associated with inclusions such as PHA granules). Note that several different families of phasins have been named PhaP despite very little sequence similarity to each other.) has product MAATTNRAARIKERLEELRTALSSGFERLVQHELDGLKSHYDELRKSLEATRKAGSIKDAAQLQLETVQETLDRILANLKETAQILDDTRSEVSLALADQKSAAAQTRKAGTQAKQAASKAKSAASNAAGAAKSKAKSTASKAASTARKSTSTAKKTASSTAKTAASKAKTTASRAKSTAKSAASTAKTTAKSAASDAKTTARKAATKASTTAKKTTAAAKRSTTKAAGSASGTAKTVTSRAKRATSAAKKTSS; this is encoded by the coding sequence ATGGCGGCAACGACAAATCGTGCGGCACGTATTAAAGAGCGGCTAGAAGAGCTGCGCACCGCACTCAGCAGTGGTTTTGAACGCTTGGTCCAGCACGAGCTGGATGGTTTGAAGTCGCATTACGATGAACTACGTAAGAGCCTAGAGGCAACACGTAAAGCGGGCTCCATCAAGGACGCTGCTCAGTTGCAGCTGGAAACGGTACAAGAAACTCTTGACCGCATCCTGGCGAACCTCAAAGAGACCGCGCAAATTTTGGACGATACGCGGAGTGAAGTGTCCCTGGCGCTGGCGGATCAAAAGTCGGCCGCTGCTCAAACGCGCAAAGCCGGCACGCAAGCCAAACAGGCCGCCAGCAAGGCCAAATCTGCAGCGTCGAACGCGGCTGGGGCTGCCAAGTCCAAAGCCAAGAGCACTGCTTCGAAGGCGGCCAGCACAGCACGCAAGTCAACGAGCACCGCTAAGAAAACCGCGAGCAGTACGGCAAAGACAGCCGCATCGAAGGCAAAGACTACGGCGAGCAGAGCGAAATCCACGGCGAAGTCTGCGGCATCCACTGCCAAAACTACAGCCAAGTCCGCCGCGAGTGACGCCAAGACCACAGCGCGGAAAGCAGCCACTAAGGCCAGCACCACCGCAAAGAAGACGACTGCAGCCGCCAAGCGCAGCACGACCAAGGCTGCTGGCAGCGCTAGCGGAACCGCCAAGACGGTGACATCACGGGCGAAACGTGCAACCTCTGCCGCGAAGAAAACCAGCAGCTAA
- a CDS encoding RDD family protein, giving the protein MTQILVVPASLPKRLAASLYDALLIVALWFVLGFAALLVTGGEAVPRGNPLFSVVIYAATASFFIGFWSKGGQTLGMRAWRLQVRREDGGPVTPAIAALRLICAIPSWLLLGLGMWNILLDSRRRSWHDRLSRTEVVYIPAPPRT; this is encoded by the coding sequence ATGACCCAAATTCTGGTTGTTCCGGCGTCCCTACCCAAAAGGCTGGCTGCGAGCTTGTACGACGCCCTGCTCATTGTGGCCTTATGGTTCGTATTAGGCTTTGCTGCATTGTTGGTTACCGGAGGCGAAGCCGTCCCTAGAGGTAACCCCCTTTTTAGCGTCGTCATTTACGCCGCCACCGCTAGTTTCTTCATCGGGTTTTGGTCCAAAGGTGGGCAAACACTAGGGATGCGCGCATGGCGACTTCAAGTTCGCCGTGAGGACGGCGGTCCTGTGACTCCGGCTATTGCTGCTCTTCGCCTGATTTGCGCCATTCCGAGCTGGTTACTGCTGGGCTTAGGGATGTGGAATATCTTGCTGGATTCTCGGCGTCGCAGCTGGCACGACCGCCTCAGCCGCACGGAAGTGGTCTACATCCCGGCCCCGCCTCGCACCTAA
- a CDS encoding alpha/beta hydrolase has protein sequence MTTKVRTPWHWLPLEARAIPEYVIGTWLTRSPDLERGDGHHVVVIPGFGANDRATAPLRKALTEAGYQCRGWELGRNMGMSKDIGQQLAAGIQQDFESSGSTVSLIGWSLGGVFAREFARRQPEWIRQVITLGSPIQDADHTTIDALFRLRNPGTPKSVDPDAMAKRREPPPVPCSAIYTRSDGVVPWKAAMEPERPHTRNVVVSGSHMGLPANPQVWQECARLLAHPKAMRRTTSKPRRKVS, from the coding sequence ATGACCACCAAAGTTCGGACGCCTTGGCATTGGTTGCCGCTGGAGGCGCGCGCCATACCCGAGTATGTCATTGGAACCTGGCTCACACGCAGCCCAGACTTGGAGCGCGGTGATGGCCATCATGTGGTGGTGATCCCAGGCTTTGGCGCCAATGACCGCGCTACCGCGCCTTTACGTAAGGCTCTGACTGAGGCCGGCTATCAATGCCGTGGCTGGGAGCTAGGCCGGAACATGGGCATGTCCAAAGACATCGGGCAGCAACTCGCAGCCGGCATCCAACAGGACTTCGAATCCAGTGGCAGTACCGTCAGCCTGATTGGCTGGAGTTTAGGCGGCGTGTTTGCGCGAGAGTTTGCTCGCCGGCAACCGGAATGGATTCGCCAAGTCATCACCTTGGGCAGCCCAATCCAAGACGCCGACCACACCACCATCGACGCCCTCTTCCGCCTACGCAACCCGGGCACACCCAAATCGGTGGACCCGGACGCCATGGCCAAACGCCGCGAGCCCCCTCCTGTGCCCTGCTCTGCCATCTACACGCGCAGCGACGGGGTTGTACCCTGGAAGGCCGCTATGGAGCCCGAGCGTCCTCACACGCGCAATGTTGTGGTGAGCGGCTCGCACATGGGCTTGCCGGCGAACCCCCAGGTTTGGCAAGAATGCGCCCGCCTCTTGGCGCACCCCAAAGCTATGCGGCGCACAACCAGCAAACCTCGTCGCAAGGTGTCTTAA
- a CDS encoding sigma-70 family RNA polymerase sigma factor, which translates to MQRVARGDSRAFAVLVDRYAAAVRHWAWQITQHEADADDICQEAYIRLWRSAARFDPDQARLATWLRTITRNLALNQLRRRRGQELDDTDLNHLADPSADLESQIQRSQQNDWFVESIARLPPRQQEAMRLVYGQGLSNRQAAEQMQLGLKALEALLVRAKRHLRQAILAQPPTPSERVTHA; encoded by the coding sequence ATGCAGCGCGTAGCCCGGGGTGATTCCCGGGCTTTTGCTGTACTGGTTGACCGCTATGCTGCAGCCGTGCGCCACTGGGCCTGGCAAATCACCCAGCATGAGGCTGATGCTGACGACATATGCCAGGAAGCCTACATACGCCTCTGGCGCAGCGCGGCCCGCTTTGATCCCGACCAAGCCCGCTTGGCCACCTGGCTGCGCACCATCACCCGCAACCTGGCATTGAATCAACTGAGGCGTCGCCGCGGCCAAGAGCTTGACGATACTGACCTCAACCACCTGGCCGACCCCAGTGCAGATCTGGAAAGCCAAATTCAGCGCAGTCAGCAAAATGATTGGTTCGTTGAGTCCATAGCCCGTCTTCCACCCCGTCAGCAGGAGGCTATGCGCTTGGTCTACGGCCAAGGCCTCAGTAACCGGCAAGCCGCGGAGCAGATGCAGCTGGGCCTCAAAGCTTTAGAAGCCCTGTTGGTTCGAGCCAAGCGTCACTTGCGCCAAGCCATTTTGGCCCAACCCCCCACACCATCGGAGCGTGTCACTCATGCCTGA
- a CDS encoding metalloregulator ArsR/SmtB family transcription factor, whose product MQSSISNTAETLRVLAEPTRLRILLILGQVPLSVAELTELTGLAQSRVSSHLGRLRRLGLLDEQRQGNFSLQQLRDPIPKTIAGMLPVLREQSQGVELEQDLEAARALQARRQGRPGWAARVAGEMEKHYSPGRGWEVVSRALIPELKLGEVLDIAAGDGVIAELLAPRARRYVCLDIDNTVAAAGRRRLQQAGLDQVPYLQGDMHALPFRDASFSSVVLLNALQYSANAAQVLREAARVLKPQGRVWLATLDAHQHEASVATYDHQNLGFAQSQLDNLLAQAGLSMVDDTVSLSSESRPPFHQVHVLHACLNDA is encoded by the coding sequence ATGCAAAGTTCCATTTCAAATACTGCCGAAACCCTGCGGGTTCTTGCCGAGCCCACGCGCCTGCGCATCCTGCTCATCTTGGGTCAGGTCCCACTGAGCGTAGCTGAGCTCACCGAGCTCACAGGCCTGGCGCAATCACGGGTGTCATCCCACTTGGGGCGCTTACGCCGGCTGGGCCTATTGGATGAGCAGCGCCAAGGCAACTTCAGCCTGCAACAGCTCCGCGACCCAATTCCCAAAACCATTGCTGGCATGCTGCCTGTTCTGCGTGAGCAGTCCCAAGGTGTGGAGCTGGAACAAGACCTTGAGGCGGCGCGTGCCCTGCAGGCTCGTCGGCAAGGCCGTCCTGGATGGGCAGCACGGGTTGCCGGGGAGATGGAAAAACATTACTCCCCAGGACGTGGCTGGGAAGTCGTGAGTCGGGCATTGATTCCTGAACTCAAGCTGGGAGAAGTATTGGACATCGCTGCTGGAGATGGCGTTATTGCCGAGCTTCTCGCGCCCAGAGCGAGACGTTATGTCTGTCTTGACATCGACAACACCGTTGCGGCCGCTGGTCGGCGTCGGCTGCAGCAAGCCGGTTTAGACCAAGTCCCTTATCTGCAGGGGGATATGCATGCTCTCCCCTTTCGCGATGCGAGCTTTAGTTCTGTGGTGTTGCTCAATGCCCTGCAATACTCAGCCAACGCCGCACAAGTGCTGCGTGAGGCGGCTCGCGTTTTGAAGCCTCAGGGCCGTGTCTGGTTGGCAACGCTAGACGCGCATCAGCATGAAGCCAGTGTCGCCACCTATGACCACCAAAACCTCGGCTTTGCTCAGAGCCAACTGGACAACTTACTGGCCCAAGCAGGACTGAGCATGGTGGACGACACCGTATCTCTGAGTAGTGAAAGCCGCCCTCCGTTTCACCAAGTCCATGTGCTGCACGCCTGCTTAAACGATGCTTAG
- a CDS encoding efflux RND transporter periplasmic adaptor subunit — protein sequence MNASIASVSFRAQGGQSRPWLIAAALAIVLAGWILSGQLGSSPAAAEESAAQQTQLPAQRQVSVQVETSVAQPVELSRQIRGFTQPWASATLAAETEGRVIEVLHEPGAEVQAGEVLLRIDPRARQAVLAQAQAALKQAQAEYTAAQRLRKQGHLSANQLAEREASLRASQAQVQQAQLDLDASTVRSPIAGRLEARLVDVGDYLKTGNPLAEIAQLNPLRLVAYVSERDVSSLQRGQSVRLYGSEGEDQDLRGQVHFVAHTADPQTRTYRVDVRLDNPDQHPAGASLRGVIGTGSAMAHSLPISLLDLDSSGTLGIFAVEPNSSEVRRYAVSLIRTDSQTAWLTGMPDQVEVIRRGQGFVSAGDQVRVSREEG from the coding sequence ATGAATGCATCCATCGCCTCCGTTAGCTTCCGGGCGCAGGGCGGGCAAAGTCGCCCTTGGCTCATCGCCGCAGCCCTAGCGATAGTGCTTGCGGGATGGATTCTCAGTGGCCAGCTGGGCAGCTCACCTGCGGCCGCCGAGGAATCCGCTGCGCAGCAAACACAGCTTCCGGCACAGCGCCAGGTGAGTGTGCAAGTTGAAACCAGCGTGGCTCAACCCGTAGAGCTGAGTCGCCAGATCCGCGGATTTACCCAACCTTGGGCCAGTGCCACTCTTGCGGCGGAAACCGAAGGGCGCGTCATTGAAGTGCTGCACGAGCCGGGCGCCGAGGTCCAGGCTGGAGAGGTGTTACTGCGGATTGATCCGCGCGCGCGCCAAGCGGTGCTCGCACAAGCACAGGCGGCATTGAAACAAGCTCAGGCCGAATACACTGCAGCGCAGCGTCTGCGTAAACAAGGACACCTGAGCGCCAATCAACTCGCTGAACGCGAAGCCAGCCTGAGAGCCAGTCAGGCTCAAGTCCAGCAGGCACAATTGGACTTGGATGCGAGTACCGTTCGCAGCCCCATTGCTGGGCGGCTGGAGGCACGGTTGGTCGATGTGGGCGACTACCTCAAAACCGGTAACCCTCTTGCCGAGATCGCACAGCTGAATCCCCTTCGGTTAGTCGCCTACGTGAGCGAACGCGATGTCAGCTCTTTACAGCGTGGCCAGTCCGTACGGCTTTACGGCAGCGAGGGTGAGGATCAGGACCTTCGCGGCCAGGTGCACTTCGTCGCGCATACAGCGGATCCACAAACACGAACCTACCGAGTGGACGTGCGCTTGGACAACCCGGATCAACACCCTGCCGGCGCATCCCTCAGAGGCGTGATCGGTACGGGCTCGGCCATGGCTCACTCCCTACCTATTAGCTTGTTGGATTTGGATAGTTCGGGAACCTTGGGCATTTTTGCCGTGGAACCCAACAGCAGTGAAGTGCGCCGCTATGCCGTGAGCTTGATCCGCACGGATAGCCAAACCGCATGGCTAACGGGCATGCCTGACCAAGTGGAGGTCATCCGACGCGGGCAGGGCTTTGTCAGTGCTGGCGACCAAGTCCGTGTGAGCCGCGAGGAGGGCTAA
- a CDS encoding EF-hand domain-containing protein — protein sequence MTGRFSTFYGPMLTLTAQTLFDAESVCCEDKQRGPSPLHWMDDMTRYAPALLISGLMLASTSSIARPPGMAGLAQMDSNQDQIISQSEWDQSRDELFQRLDTNGNGFIEPEERQAHREQIQNRMRQHQQQRVMQADSDGDQRISQQEFAAMGHSRFSQLDTNSDGQITQDEREAFKQSMRERHGRR from the coding sequence ATGACCGGTCGCTTCTCTACCTTCTACGGACCTATGTTGACCCTGACTGCGCAGACACTCTTCGACGCTGAGTCGGTTTGCTGCGAAGACAAGCAGCGTGGTCCATCACCTCTTCATTGGATGGACGATATGACTCGATACGCCCCTGCCCTGCTTATCAGCGGCCTTATGTTGGCCAGCACCTCCAGCATTGCGCGGCCGCCAGGAATGGCTGGCCTGGCCCAGATGGATAGCAATCAAGATCAGATAATTTCCCAAAGTGAGTGGGACCAAAGCCGCGATGAGCTTTTTCAACGCCTAGACACCAACGGCAATGGATTCATCGAGCCCGAGGAGCGTCAGGCACACCGCGAACAGATCCAGAACCGCATGCGCCAACATCAGCAGCAACGCGTGATGCAAGCCGACAGCGACGGAGATCAACGCATCTCACAGCAGGAATTTGCAGCCATGGGACACTCTCGGTTCTCCCAGCTGGACACCAACTCCGATGGCCAGATCACCCAAGACGAGCGCGAGGCCTTCAAACAAAGCATGCGCGAGAGGCACGGCCGACGCTAA
- a CDS encoding TIGR04282 family arsenosugar biosynthesis glycosyltransferase, with the protein MIAILARCPAKGRCKTRLIPKLGAAGAARLQAWLIADTVRRMRATGKPLTIWATPRTNHGRFLRLRRQGLQVRRQRRGDLGQKMQQAIAYGGRREPVIVVGTDCPALTSQQLQRLRYGLQPTVIPAEDGGYVALYMPASQPRALAAMSWGSAKVLRQTQRNFRRCGGGRLLRPALPDLDQPRDFLAQRRMGLIPAQALWQRST; encoded by the coding sequence GTGATCGCCATTCTCGCTCGTTGCCCGGCCAAAGGTCGCTGCAAAACCCGTCTCATACCCAAGTTGGGCGCTGCTGGCGCTGCCCGGCTGCAGGCTTGGCTAATCGCTGACACCGTGCGCCGAATGCGTGCAACCGGGAAGCCTCTCACCATCTGGGCGACACCGCGAACCAACCATGGACGGTTCCTGCGGCTCCGCCGCCAAGGCCTTCAGGTGCGCCGGCAACGTCGTGGTGACCTGGGGCAGAAAATGCAACAGGCGATTGCTTATGGAGGCAGGCGTGAACCCGTCATTGTCGTTGGCACCGATTGTCCTGCCCTCACTTCGCAGCAACTGCAGCGCCTCCGGTACGGTCTCCAACCCACTGTGATCCCTGCTGAAGATGGAGGCTATGTGGCCCTCTACATGCCAGCCAGTCAACCACGTGCTTTGGCTGCCATGAGTTGGGGCAGCGCCAAAGTCCTGCGACAAACTCAGCGAAACTTTCGCCGCTGTGGTGGCGGCCGACTGCTACGCCCCGCCCTACCCGACCTGGACCAACCCCGCGATTTCCTTGCGCAACGTCGCATGGGGCTTATCCCCGCTCAGGCGCTCTGGCAACGCAGCACATAA
- a CDS encoding sulfite exporter TauE/SafE family protein, producing the protein MITVVLLGLIIFMAYTTQAMIGFGANIIALSLGAHLWPLEQLLPVVVALNIPLSGWLAWRSREHIALNLLLQQVLPLAGIGFLIGAVTSIWLRSQWLAVGYGVLVTSIASWESLRVHQAPQPIAPLQRWLSLGIGGLAQGLYASGGPFIAYAMDRMQLSRQSFRASLLCIWLLTNSVLFASFIWRGRVDEQSWTHILWAMPVLWLGLRAGDWLHYKVSDNLFRRGLYLVLVMAGLTLILRSWPGLSPGA; encoded by the coding sequence ATGATCACGGTTGTACTGTTGGGACTGATCATTTTCATGGCCTACACCACGCAGGCCATGATTGGCTTTGGAGCCAACATTATCGCTCTGAGCCTAGGCGCCCATCTGTGGCCGCTGGAGCAACTATTGCCTGTGGTAGTAGCGCTCAATATTCCGCTGTCTGGCTGGTTGGCCTGGCGTTCGCGGGAGCACATCGCTCTCAACCTGCTTCTGCAGCAGGTGTTGCCTTTGGCTGGAATCGGGTTCCTGATCGGCGCGGTAACCAGCATATGGCTACGCTCCCAGTGGCTGGCGGTGGGCTATGGAGTGTTAGTCACCAGCATTGCCAGCTGGGAAAGCCTGCGAGTGCATCAAGCTCCTCAACCCATTGCTCCTTTGCAGCGTTGGCTTAGCTTGGGTATTGGCGGGTTGGCCCAAGGCCTGTATGCCAGTGGCGGCCCTTTCATCGCCTACGCTATGGACCGTATGCAGCTCTCTAGGCAGAGCTTTCGCGCCAGTTTGTTGTGTATCTGGTTGCTCACCAACAGCGTGTTGTTTGCCAGCTTCATCTGGCGTGGCCGTGTAGATGAGCAGTCTTGGACGCACATCCTGTGGGCGATGCCAGTGCTCTGGCTGGGCCTGCGCGCGGGCGATTGGCTGCACTATAAGGTCTCCGACAATTTGTTCCGACGGGGCTTGTACTTGGTCTTGGTCATGGCAGGACTCACCTTAATTCTGCGCTCTTGGCCAGGGCTATCACCCGGCGCCTGA
- a CDS encoding trypsin-like peptidase domain-containing protein codes for MPALHMRQKIVALALLCLSLPASALTRPILEGLDMLAGIRLPALQSAVADALQRPVVKGRALDYALNVPLRHSLREHGQWMTRDDKPVWRLQYQSTGALSLSARLMNLQIPAGSILRIADSQGVVWHEITDLHQRQSYQSPIVPGASMVLEMEFANQAAANRADLHIRGVQHGYRPWRSRANDTAQTKSGSCNIDTACPLGDSWPEAIRATARITVNGTARCSAVLLNNTARDGTPLLLTADHCGLTASNADNTVVYWNFETSSCGGNPDGSLRQNQSGGTLLARRSDPDFALLRLRQNPPTSFDVYYAGWDSTGDTFNSGVSVHHPNGDEKRISSFNRRPRKDRPLVDGEPVQSWAVNWEQGVTEPGSSGSGLFDDLGRVVGQLSGGTSSCDNASGTDFYGRLDFGWTPSTDPAEQLRAWLDPIGSGERAIDGLDSTEVRADARSDNYVLSAAPSRAVPLAVLINDSGLRPLRILSAQASSGQVEVREGMLFYSAGNAAVDDIEYQIMDRFGNVSQASATVTRAEPSQVDSRSLDSLRGGAAGWPIFVLLGLVGLYGRGRHGRGIRHD; via the coding sequence ATGCCTGCATTACACATGCGTCAAAAAATCGTAGCACTCGCCCTGCTGTGCTTGAGCCTTCCCGCTAGTGCTCTGACCCGCCCCATATTGGAAGGGTTGGATATGCTCGCCGGCATTCGCTTGCCAGCCTTACAGAGCGCCGTAGCCGATGCTCTCCAGCGCCCGGTGGTGAAAGGGCGCGCCTTGGACTACGCTCTCAACGTCCCCCTGCGTCATAGCCTGCGTGAACATGGGCAATGGATGACGCGCGACGATAAGCCCGTATGGCGCTTGCAGTATCAGTCCACTGGCGCACTATCGCTCAGCGCGCGCTTAATGAATCTGCAAATTCCCGCCGGAAGCATTCTCCGCATTGCCGATTCGCAGGGCGTGGTTTGGCACGAGATCACCGACCTTCACCAGCGGCAGAGTTACCAGTCTCCCATCGTTCCCGGCGCATCGATGGTGTTGGAAATGGAGTTTGCCAATCAAGCCGCCGCGAACCGAGCAGATCTGCACATTCGCGGCGTGCAACATGGCTATCGCCCTTGGCGTAGCCGCGCCAACGATACGGCGCAAACCAAATCGGGCAGCTGCAATATCGATACTGCTTGCCCATTGGGTGATTCGTGGCCGGAAGCCATTCGGGCCACAGCGCGCATTACCGTCAACGGAACCGCACGCTGCAGCGCAGTTTTGCTTAACAATACCGCGCGCGACGGCACCCCCTTGCTGCTCACAGCCGATCACTGCGGCCTCACTGCGAGCAATGCCGACAACACGGTGGTGTATTGGAACTTTGAAACCTCAAGTTGTGGCGGGAATCCTGATGGCAGCCTCCGCCAAAACCAGTCTGGCGGAACCTTGTTAGCACGCCGCTCCGACCCAGACTTCGCGCTCTTACGCCTGCGCCAGAACCCACCAACAAGCTTCGATGTGTACTACGCCGGCTGGGACAGTACCGGCGATACCTTTAACTCTGGCGTGAGCGTGCATCACCCCAATGGTGATGAGAAGCGGATTAGCTCCTTTAACCGTCGCCCCCGCAAAGATCGCCCTCTGGTCGATGGAGAGCCCGTACAGAGTTGGGCTGTGAATTGGGAACAGGGGGTGACCGAGCCCGGATCTAGCGGTTCTGGACTGTTTGATGATCTGGGGCGCGTGGTCGGTCAACTCTCTGGAGGCACCTCCAGCTGCGATAACGCCAGTGGCACCGATTTCTACGGTCGACTCGACTTTGGCTGGACTCCCAGCACTGATCCTGCCGAGCAGCTGCGCGCGTGGTTGGACCCCATCGGATCCGGTGAACGCGCCATTGATGGCCTGGATAGCACCGAGGTACGCGCCGATGCCCGCTCCGACAACTATGTCCTCTCGGCAGCACCATCCCGCGCCGTACCCTTAGCTGTACTGATCAACGACAGCGGCCTCCGCCCGCTGCGTATTTTGTCTGCTCAAGCCTCATCGGGACAGGTCGAGGTCCGCGAAGGCATGCTGTTCTACTCCGCTGGGAATGCCGCGGTGGACGACATCGAATATCAAATCATGGACCGTTTCGGAAACGTGAGTCAGGCCAGCGCCACGGTGACACGAGCTGAGCCCAGCCAGGTTGACTCCCGCAGCCTAGATTCTCTGCGCGGTGGGGCTGCAGGCTGGCCGATATTCGTGTTGTTGGGTTTAGTAGGACTGTATGGCAGAGGCCGGCATGGCCGCGGGATTCGTCATGATTAA
- a CDS encoding DUF427 domain-containing protein: MQAIWKGQVIARSDDTIVVEGNHYFPDHSLDAEVLRPSDTTSYCNWKGTAHYYHLVVAGQQLEDAAWYYPDPLPQAQHIQGHVAFWNGVQVEPSP, from the coding sequence ATGCAAGCCATTTGGAAGGGACAAGTCATTGCACGCAGCGACGACACGATTGTGGTGGAGGGCAACCATTACTTTCCCGACCATAGTCTCGATGCGGAAGTGCTGCGCCCGAGTGATACCACCAGCTATTGCAATTGGAAAGGCACAGCTCACTACTATCACCTTGTGGTTGCCGGACAACAGCTGGAGGATGCCGCCTGGTACTACCCCGATCCTCTGCCTCAAGCGCAGCATATTCAGGGGCATGTGGCCTTTTGGAATGGTGTGCAGGTAGAACCCTCACCATAA
- a CDS encoding periplasmic heavy metal sensor yields the protein MWISKPWLIAVFLILGLSLGANFFLSGLMLGHKRGPGPVPPIAQHLKDSLPTAARPLMRRQLLAQRKDLLDIRTAHRNARQAVAQALRQDPFDPERMRVALEHMRESTDAAQQRLHASVVEVAKALPPADRHRWAEQWEGPPRRPGVLSQQRPGGPPPAHWGGAE from the coding sequence ATGTGGATCTCAAAACCCTGGCTCATCGCCGTTTTTCTGATCTTAGGGCTGTCCTTAGGTGCAAACTTCTTTTTGTCCGGGCTGATGCTGGGGCACAAGCGTGGCCCTGGCCCTGTGCCTCCGATCGCCCAGCACCTGAAAGACAGCTTGCCAACAGCGGCCAGGCCGCTGATGCGCAGACAATTGCTCGCCCAGCGCAAAGATCTGTTGGACATCCGCACAGCCCATCGCAACGCCCGCCAAGCCGTCGCTCAAGCCCTGCGGCAGGACCCATTCGACCCGGAACGAATGAGGGTGGCGCTGGAACACATGCGCGAGAGCACCGATGCCGCGCAGCAGCGGCTGCATGCCAGTGTCGTGGAGGTCGCCAAAGCCCTTCCGCCGGCTGACCGCCACCGCTGGGCGGAGCAGTGGGAAGGCCCGCCGCGTCGCCCCGGTGTACTCTCGCAGCAAAGGCCCGGCGGCCCACCCCCAGCGCATTGGGGGGGGGCAGAATAG
- a CDS encoding DNA starvation/stationary phase protection protein — MQIDIGIDQAKREVIAQGLSRLLADEYTLYLKTHNFHWNVTGPMFNTLHQMFEEHYLEAATAVDEIAERIRAIGGIAPGSYKQFAELSSVEEETSVPAAEDMIRQLVIGHETVVKTARSVFPDADEASDEPTADLLTQRMQVHEKTAWMLRSLLA; from the coding sequence ATGCAAATCGATATCGGAATTGACCAAGCCAAGCGTGAAGTCATCGCACAAGGCCTATCGCGCCTGCTGGCTGATGAGTACACCTTGTACTTGAAGACGCACAACTTCCACTGGAACGTCACCGGCCCCATGTTCAATACCTTGCACCAAATGTTCGAAGAACATTATTTGGAAGCTGCAACGGCCGTGGACGAAATCGCGGAACGCATCCGAGCCATCGGTGGCATCGCACCGGGTAGCTACAAGCAGTTCGCCGAACTCTCTAGCGTGGAGGAAGAAACCAGCGTACCAGCAGCTGAAGACATGATTCGCCAGCTCGTGATCGGACACGAAACCGTGGTCAAGACTGCGCGCAGCGTGTTTCCGGATGCCGATGAGGCCAGTGATGAGCCCACTGCAGACTTGTTAACCCAGCGGATGCAGGTGCATGAAAAAACCGCATGGATGCTGCGTAGTCTTCTGGCCTAA
- a CDS encoding GNAT family N-acetyltransferase encodes MINVQVELIRPGAGGDLDAVRDLRRTVFVQEQGVPESVEMDERDGDCFHLSLREKDTQCLLATGRMLPEGRIGRMAVRTEHRRRGLGQRVLRGLLACAADRGLRRVSLHAQKDAVAFYTAAGFSVCGDDFIEAGILHTPMERSLEPPQRTLASVLDELGLPLTEFAQAQ; translated from the coding sequence ATGATTAATGTGCAAGTAGAACTCATTCGTCCGGGTGCCGGTGGTGACCTGGACGCGGTACGCGACCTGCGGAGAACAGTCTTCGTTCAAGAACAAGGCGTACCAGAATCGGTGGAGATGGATGAGCGTGATGGCGACTGCTTCCATTTAAGCCTGAGGGAGAAAGACACCCAGTGCCTGTTGGCAACCGGCCGCATGCTGCCCGAGGGTCGTATAGGACGGATGGCCGTGCGCACCGAGCACCGGCGACGGGGTTTGGGGCAACGCGTATTACGCGGCCTACTAGCCTGCGCAGCCGACCGTGGCTTACGCCGGGTGAGTTTGCACGCACAAAAAGATGCCGTTGCTTTTTATACCGCCGCGGGGTTTAGCGTCTGCGGCGATGACTTCATCGAGGCGGGCATCCTACACACGCCCATGGAGCGTTCCTTAGAGCCGCCGCAAAGAACTCTAGCCAGTGTGCTGGATGAGTTGGGGCTACCACTGACCGAATTCGCTCAGGCTCAATGA